The Raphanus sativus cultivar WK10039 chromosome 6, ASM80110v3, whole genome shotgun sequence sequence TTACAAATAGTGAGAATGTTCAGAAGacgaagaaaaaaacaaaaagcttCATTACCTTTTCTGAATCTTGTTGGAATAGTATATCACCTTTTGGGAAAGTTGACAATTTTTTCTCTCAGTTTATTTGTTATGATATGAACTTCAAATTTCAACTTCTTGATGTAAAACTctgaaaagttttttttttctaaagatttcATGTTTTCATTTCAGACGGATAAAGCCACACTGCTCGCCAAAGTGGTTCAACGAGTCAAAGAACTTAAACAACAAACCCTAGAGATCTCTGACTCCGACCAAACTCTTTTACCTTCAGAGACCGACGAGATTAGCGTTCTACACTATGAAGACTATTCAAACGACGGTCATATTATCTTCAAAGCGTCTTTGTGTTGTGACGACAGATCAGATCTCTTGCCTGACCTCATGGAAATACTTAAGTCTCTTCACATGAAGACTCTTCGAGCTGATATGGTAACTCTTGGTGGTCGGACAAGAAGTGTACTTGTTGTAGCTGCCGACAAGGAGATGCACGGGGTCGAGTCTGTGCATTTCTTACAGAACGCTCTCAAGTCGCTGCTCGAGCGGTCTAGCAAGTCGCTGGTGGAACGTAGTTCTGGTGGTAGTGGAG is a genomic window containing:
- the LOC108809830 gene encoding transcription factor bHLH106; amino-acid sequence: MQPESSDQMLYSFLAGKEISGGGYCLSDDYMSTMQSLCGSPSSTSSYYPLAISGVGETVAQDRALAALRNHKEAERKRRERINSHLNKLRNVLSCNSKTDKATLLAKVVQRVKELKQQTLEISDSDQTLLPSETDEISVLHYEDYSNDGHIIFKASLCCDDRSDLLPDLMEILKSLHMKTLRADMVTLGGRTRSVLVVAADKEMHGVESVHFLQNALKSLLERSSKSLVERSSGGSGGERSKRRRALDQIIMV